In Carassius auratus strain Wakin chromosome 49, ASM336829v1, whole genome shotgun sequence, one DNA window encodes the following:
- the LOC113066044 gene encoding uncharacterized protein LOC113066044, protein MARQKLSVEDQRRRNREYQRKRREKLNSDQESKHALQEKERQRWKKRVKDKKVIQIDEMGDRAKRNQRKYWREAQKRSREKRSIEDAVLRAHTPPDSPQDQDIQEYNARHSRQSLRQKRERSKTRKRHSREIKTLKEKLKKVTKQRNKLRKKIYRRRNATNKTPLDSPGTETKKMLSESNIRNPKIKKVLLFHNILRRELKKNKQTPGPRRQEPALSVSSGKILKKYRLLHQIHQFGITYKLIRGKKQTKKKPTFLKGITETVKDFFLNSARVTTDKTDTITRNKIKQQRMILADSMINLHSDFLISNPTVKLSYSSFCSLKPFYITAPKASDRKTCLCQKHENAYLILEVLRMSGVVKSNKLDDSFQLVCCSPASEACLLRTCSRCVNKGTVTTQEQDKIHVQWKQWERVQEETVNGINTKLVQHSGSLSKLIKLYEQILRNETTTHVCLVRNQSKAYRNTIETCEESTAIVHVDFSEFWRCKYQSEVQACHFGQNLPQLTLHTGMYYIKGGKAGFCTLSESKRQDAAAIWTHMDPVLKDIKTRYPQVTTVHFWSDGPSKQYKNKKNFFLLSCIPPTLGFERATWNFFPTSHGKGTPDGIGGTVKRTADNLVLRGNDVTDGHTFFVKVSNSLKSIQLYHIAEEDMQRYDTLLMHPLKQVPSTRKIHQVIPHENRIQHRQLSCFCSKMLVCQCFSPATFYFHGYPEEQQSDTRRAGKKRPLAMLLEEMEKEMVGGEDVMEEELDEEPLKSPEGTVTVTTVSSLNNGDWLAVVYDDHWWLAKTIAVDTEHQDVKVEFLHPHGPTAKYQPKLLTKDVCFCPVKDIIVKLMGIASPVKLRKREIYSIAPDVMDFIEREHVRRLLPKA, encoded by the coding sequence ATGGCTAGACAGAAATTGTCAGTTGAGGATCAAAGGAGAAGAAATAGAGAGTACCAAcgaaagagaagagaaaaattAAACAGTGACCAAGAGAGCAAGCATGCTCTGCAAGAGAAGGAAAGACAAAGGTGGAAGAAGAGAGTTAAAgacaaaaaagtaatacaaatagaCGAGATGGGAGACAGGGCAAAGAGGAATCAGAGAAAGTATTGGAGAGAGGCACAGAAAAGGTCTAGAGAGAAAAGATCCATTGAAGATGCAGTGCTGAGGGCACACACCCCTCCAGATAGTCCGCAAGATCAGGATATTCAAGAATATAATGCCAGACACAGCAGACAGTCTCttagacagaaaagggagaggaGTAAAACGAGAAAAAGGCATTCAAGAGAAATAAAAACTTTGAAAGAGAAGCTTAAGAAGGTAACAAAACAACGAAACAAactgagaaagaaaatatatCGAAGAAGAAACGCTACAAATAAAACACCACTTGACTCCCCAGGCACAGAAACAAAGAAGATGCTATCAGAAAGCAACATTAGGAATCCAAAAATCAAGAAAGTCCTTCTATTCCACAACATCCTCAGAAGAGagctgaagaaaaacaaacaaactcctgGGCCACGGCGTCAGGAACCAGCACTAAGTGTGTCTTCAGGCAAGATTCTCAAAAAGTATCGTCTCCTTCACCAAATCCACCAGTTTGGGATAACCTACAAGTTAATAAGAGGaaagaaacagacaaagaaaAAGCCAACATTCCTAAAGGGTATAACAGAAACTGTTAAGGATTTTTTTCTGAACTCTGCACGTGTGACCACTGATAAGACTGACACCATCACTAGGAATAAGATAAAGCAGCAGAGAATGATCCTGGCAGACTCCATGATCAACCTCCACTCTGACTTCCTCATTAGTAACCCTACTGTGAAGCTGAGCTATTCTTCTTTCTGTTCTCTGAAACCATTCTATATTACAGCACCAAAAGCATCTGATCGGAAGACATGTCTATGTCAAAAGCATGAAAATGCATACTTAATTCTTGAGGTCCTTAGAATGTCTGGTGTTGTGAAGTCAAACAAACTGGATGACAGTTTTCAATTAGTTTGTTGCTCTCCAGCAAGTGAGGCCTGCCTTCTTCGCACCTGCTCACGATGTGTAAACAAAGGAACAGTTACAACCCAAGAGCAAGACAAAATCCATGTTCAGTGGAAGCAGTGGGAGAGAGTTCAAGAAGAGACAGTCAATGGAATCAACACTAAACTCGTCCAACACAGTGGCAGTCTTTCAAAGCTAATTAAACTCTATGAGCAAATACTCCGAAATGAAACCACAACACATGTGTGTTTAGTCCGAAACCAGTCAAAAGCATACAGAAACACAATTGAGACTTGTGAAGAAAGTACAGCAATTGTTCACGTTGACTTTTCAGAATTCTGGAGATGCAAGTATCAATCTGAAGTACAGGCCTGCCATTTTGGACAAAATCTGCCACAGCTAACTCTACATACTGGAATGTATTACATTAAGGGTGGAAAGGCAGGTTTTTGCACACTTTCAGAGTCAAAGAGACAGGATGCTGCAGCAATCTGGACACACATGGATCCAGTCCTAAAAGATATCAAAACAAGATATCCACAGGTCACCACTGTGCACTTTTGGTCTGATGGTCCAAGTAAACAATATAAGAACAAGAAGAATTTTTTCCTTCTGTCTTGTATCCCACCTACACTTGGGTTTGAAAGAGCCACATGGAACTTCTTCCCCACTTCCCATGGTAAGGGCACACCAGACGGCATTGGCGGAACAGTGAAAAGAACAGCTGACAACCTGGTCCTGAGAGGAAATGATGTGACAGATGGACACACATTCTTTGTAAAGGTCTCAAACAGTCTGAAGAGCATTCAGCTGTATCACATTGCAGAAGAAGACATGCAAAGATATGATACACTTCTCATGCATCCTCTCAAACAGGTTCCCTCAACCAGAAAAATACACCAGGTCATCCCACATGAGAACAGGATCCAGCACAGACAACTATCCTGCTTTTGCAGCAAGATGTTGGTTTGCCAGTGCTTCAGCCCAGCTACCTTCTATTTCCATGGCTACCCAGAGGAACAGCAGAGTGATACAAGGAGGGCAGGGAAGAAAAGACCTTTGGCCATGTTGTTGGAGGAGATGGAAAAAGAGATGGTAGGGGGGGAAGATGTAATGGAGGAGGAGTTAGATGAGGAGCCTCTGAAAAGTCCTGAGGGTACTGTGACAGTAACGACTGTTAGCAGCCTTAACAATGGAGACTGGCTAGCAGTAGTATATGATGACCACTGGTGGCTAGCCAAGACCATTGCCGTGGATACTGAGCATCAAGATGTGAAAGTGGAGTTTCTGCATCCCCATGGTCCAACAGCAAAGTATCAGCCTAAGCTTCTCACAAAGGATGTCTGTTTCTGCCCAGTTAAAGACATCATAGTGAAACTAATGGGAATTGCATCACCAGTCAAATTAAGAAAACGAGAGATCTACAGCATAGCCCCTGATGTGATGGACTTCATAGAGCGTGAGCATGTCCGACGCCTGCTGCCCAAGGCATAA